Within the bacterium genome, the region GGAACCGCCACCGCGATCCGCGACGTCGATCCGCTCCTCATCCGGGCGGCGCGGAGCTTCGGGGCGGGCCGCCTGCAGATCATCACGAAGGTGCAGCTGCCGGCCTCGGTGCCGATGGTGTTCGCGAGTCTGCGCCTCGCGGCGGGGATGTCGCTGCTTCTGGTGGTCTCCGCGGAGATGATCGCGGCCACCGCCGGAATCGGGTACCTGATTCTCTACGCCGGGGATCTCATGCAGACGTCGCGGCTCTTGGCGGGGATCGTCGTGCTGTCGGTGCTCGGCCTCCTGTCCACGGCCGGGCTCGCGACGCTGGAGCGGCGGCTGTTCCGCGGCCGCGCGCGCGGATAGGCCGCGCCTTAGTCGAGGACGACCGCGGAAAACCCGACGAGCCCGCCCGCCGGATCGACGCCCTGGTCGTATCCCAGTACGCGCCCCGTGACGGGCGCGAGGAGCCGCAGCACGGTGTAGATCGCGCCCAACCCGCAGACGTGGCGGCGATTGCCGTCGGCGGTGACGGTCCGCCACCACCCTTCCGCGTCGCCGGCCTCCACATGGCGAAGCGCCGCGCGATCGGCGCCGGACGCGCGCCGCCCGAGCGCGGGCCCGACCGCCTCCTCATCGCCGAAGCGCGGCCCCACGTGGCTGAGATCCACGCCGCCGACCACACAGATAGGGCGCTTCGCGGCGGCGATCGCCTCGCGGAGCGCGCCGATGAACGCTTCGATCGCCGGGACGGCCGCGGGCGTGCCGTTCGCCGTGTGTGCGTCGAGCGGGCCGGTCAGCACCGGCAGCACCGTGAAGGGACGCCCGCGCAGCATGTGCGCGAGCCACAACACTTGAAACTCGACCGAGTGCTCCCCGCGGTGGACCGGCTCCTCTTCGAGCGGATCGAACGGGGCGCGCGTCGCGACGGCCTCCAGCAGCGCGCGGTCCACCTCGACGACCCCGAAGGGGGTCTCGTAGCCTTTCGCCGTCAGCACGTACGGCGCGGCCGAGCCCGCGTGCGCGACGCCGACGACCACGACGCAGACCCCCGCGGGAAGGCCGGCCAGCGCGGCATAGGCGCGGCCGTACATCGGGCCGCCGCGCGCGAAGTCGATGTGGGGCGCGAGGATGCCGCGCGGGGCGGCGGCGGGAGCAGAACCGTTGGCGGGGGGGCGCGCGCCGGCGAGGTAGCGCTCGAGCGCCGCCGCGCACGCCGCCGGGTCCGACGGATAGGCGGTGCCCGCGTGCGCCATCGGCCGGTGCGGCGCCGCCCGGTACGCGTCGGCGACGGCGCGCCGGCGGTCCGCGAGCACCGGACTGTCGAGCAGCCCGTGCGCGTCGAGATCCCGAACAATGCGGTCGAGCTCGGCGGACGGAAGCGGCAGACCGCCGGAGAGCCGCGTGTATTCGGCCTGGACCGCGCCGGCGTCCCGCAGGCCGTCCAGCAGCAGCGCGATCAGCATGATCGGCAGCGGCAGCAGCACGGGACCGTCGAGCAGGTCTTCGTAGTCGCGCGCGCACACGACCCGTTCGCCGTTCCACTCGGTCCTGATGAAGTCGAGCGCGCGGAGCCGCGGGAGCGGCCTCCGCTCACCGCCGGTCCCGCCGCGGGCGGCACCCTTCCCGTGGGACGTCTCGTCGCGCCGGGTCATGCTGTGATTGCCGCTTGGCCGGCCAATCCGCCTGCAGGCGGCCGGCCGGAGGAACGCGCCGCGGCCGCCCCGTATCTAGCGGTGCCATGGACGGACGCCTCGGCGGCAAGGTTGCGTTGGTCACGGGCGGCGGCACCGGCATCGGGCGCGCGACGGCGCTGGCCCTCGCGGCCGAGGGCGCCGCGGTCGCGGTGAACTACAGCCGGTCGCGCGGGGACGCCGAGGAGACGGCCTCCGAGATCAACTCGCGGGGCGGCCGGGCGATCACCGCGGCCTGCGACATCTCGGACGAGCGCGGCGTCGACGCGATGATCGCGCGGGTCACCGCCGAGCTCGGCCGTCTTGACGTGCTCGTCAACAACGCGGGCACGACCAAGTTCATCGACCACCGCAACCTCGAGGCGCTGACCGGGGACGTCTGGGACCGCATTCTCGCCGTGAACGTCAAAGGCACGTTCTTCTGCTCGCGCGCGGCGGCGCGCGCCATGACCGGCGGCGGCCGTATCATCAACATCGGGTCCGTCGCCGGAGTCCGGGGCAACGGCAGTTCGATCGCCTACGCCGCGAGCAAGGGCGCGATTCACACCATGACCCTGTCGCTCGCCCGCGCGCTTGCGCCGTCGATCACGGTGAACGCGATCGCGCCCGGGCTCATCGAGACCCGCTGGCATGGAGGACACGAGGCCGAGAACGCCGCCCGGGCGGCGAGGTTTCCCGTACAGCGGATCGGCCGCCCCGAGGACATCGCCCATATGGCCGTCGCGTTCGCGACGGCGGACAACTTCCTGACCGGCCAAATCATTGTCGTCGACGGCGGGGCGCTGCTCTAAAAGCAGGCGGGCCGCCCGGCGGGTGCACAGCCGCCGCCGGGCGAAGCGAACAGGTGTTTGCGT harbors:
- the amrB gene encoding AmmeMemoRadiSam system protein B; protein product: MTRRDETSHGKGAARGGTGGERRPLPRLRALDFIRTEWNGERVVCARDYEDLLDGPVLLPLPIMLIALLLDGLRDAGAVQAEYTRLSGGLPLPSAELDRIVRDLDAHGLLDSPVLADRRRAVADAYRAAPHRPMAHAGTAYPSDPAACAAALERYLAGARPPANGSAPAAAPRGILAPHIDFARGGPMYGRAYAALAGLPAGVCVVVVGVAHAGSAAPYVLTAKGYETPFGVVEVDRALLEAVATRAPFDPLEEEPVHRGEHSVEFQVLWLAHMLRGRPFTVLPVLTGPLDAHTANGTPAAVPAIEAFIGALREAIAAAKRPICVVGGVDLSHVGPRFGDEEAVGPALGRRASGADRAALRHVEAGDAEGWWRTVTADGNRRHVCGLGAIYTVLRLLAPVTGRVLGYDQGVDPAGGLVGFSAVVLD
- a CDS encoding SDR family oxidoreductase, with the protein product MDGRLGGKVALVTGGGTGIGRATALALAAEGAAVAVNYSRSRGDAEETASEINSRGGRAITAACDISDERGVDAMIARVTAELGRLDVLVNNAGTTKFIDHRNLEALTGDVWDRILAVNVKGTFFCSRAAARAMTGGGRIINIGSVAGVRGNGSSIAYAASKGAIHTMTLSLARALAPSITVNAIAPGLIETRWHGGHEAENAARAARFPVQRIGRPEDIAHMAVAFATADNFLTGQIIVVDGGALL